One part of the Rubrobacter calidifluminis genome encodes these proteins:
- a CDS encoding DUF4926 domain-containing protein — protein MSNVTAYRELDEIRAPQGIPEIGVSAGDRGVVVEIFEHPRPAVLVEYADDEGQSKALVTYSPDLRRILSVVPERS, from the coding sequence ATGTCGAACGTTACGGCGTACAGAGAGCTTGATGAGATACGGGCCCCGCAGGGCATCCCCGAGATAGGCGTCTCTGCCGGCGATAGGGGGGTGGTGGTGGAGATCTTCGAGCATCCCCGCCCCGCCGTGCTGGTGGAGTACGCGGACGATGAGGGGCAGAGCAAGGCTCTCGTGACCTACTCGCCGGACCTGAGAAGGATCCTCTCCGTCGTACCCGAACGCTCCTAG
- a CDS encoding DUF6883 domain-containing protein — protein MGERGEPHPDALRNFERACVPEGKIRYALRDRDKRRPFGVLGYSEGAGNWEELREAIREGLAVWPAVFSHRDEWGVTYDVDMVVSGPSGREAPVRTKWIYRVGEDFPRLVTLYVRTTQWRREERREEL, from the coding sequence ATGGGTGAGAGAGGAGAGCCACATCCGGATGCTTTGCGCAACTTCGAGCGGGCGTGCGTGCCCGAGGGTAAGATCCGCTACGCTCTGAGGGATCGGGACAAGAGGAGGCCGTTTGGCGTTTTGGGTTACAGTGAGGGGGCGGGCAACTGGGAGGAGCTGCGCGAGGCGATCAGGGAGGGGCTGGCGGTCTGGCCGGCGGTCTTCAGCCATCGGGACGAGTGGGGTGTGACGTACGATGTTGATATGGTCGTATCCGGTCCTTCGGGCAGGGAGGCTCCGGTGAGGACGAAGTGGATCTACAGGGTGGGGGAGGACTTTCCACGTCTGGTCACCCTCTACGTGAGGACCACGCAGTGGCGGAGAGAGGAGCGGAGGGAGGAGCTGTAG
- a CDS encoding helix-turn-helix domain-containing protein, giving the protein MEVDHTKLRRLRQERALSIRELGEKAGVSTETIYSLEHGRREWAWPRTVRRLAQALEVEPKELMKGE; this is encoded by the coding sequence ATGGAGGTAGACCACACGAAGTTGAGGCGGCTACGGCAGGAGAGGGCTCTCTCCATCCGGGAGCTGGGCGAGAAGGCCGGGGTATCTACGGAGACGATCTACAGCCTCGAACACGGACGCAGGGAGTGGGCGTGGCCCCGCACGGTGCGCAGGCTGGCACAGGCGCTCGAAGTGGAGCCGAAAGAGTTGATGAAGGGGGAGTAG
- a CDS encoding site-specific integrase, with protein sequence MARKKEQGNGTGTVYPRKNKAGKVIGYRGSYFTADGRRRYVSAKTKTEARRALRQAMADADRGLIFDAEGLKVGEYLNRWLADSVNGTVRATTFERYEQITRVHLKPTLGQVKLKALTPAHVRGLYKEKLKTLSPRTVQYIHVTLHKALSQAVMDGLIPRNATEAVKPPQVRREEIRPLTPDQVRALLDAASGDRLEALYVLAVHTGLRQGELLALRWDDVDLESGTLQVRRTLSMTKDGPAFTAPKTAGSRRSVKLTNAAAEALRGHLKRQLAEMDKAGSLWRAGEYDGLIFASETGMPLDRRDLTTRRFKPLLRRAGLPQIRFHDLRHTCATLLLSRNVNPKIVSEMLGHATIAITLDTYSHVLPNMRDTAAKALEEALS encoded by the coding sequence GTGGCGAGGAAGAAGGAGCAGGGCAACGGGACTGGCACGGTCTACCCTCGAAAGAACAAGGCCGGGAAGGTCATCGGGTATCGGGGTAGTTACTTCACTGCGGATGGCAGACGCCGCTACGTGTCCGCCAAGACCAAGACTGAGGCGCGGCGTGCTTTGAGGCAGGCTATGGCGGACGCGGATCGGGGCCTTATCTTCGACGCAGAGGGCCTCAAGGTGGGTGAGTACCTGAACCGCTGGCTTGCCGACTCCGTGAACGGCACCGTGAGGGCGACGACCTTCGAGCGCTACGAGCAGATCACGCGCGTCCATCTCAAACCCACGCTCGGGCAGGTAAAACTCAAGGCCCTTACGCCGGCGCACGTGCGCGGTCTCTACAAGGAGAAGCTAAAGACCCTGAGCCCCCGCACCGTGCAGTACATCCACGTTACGCTCCACAAGGCGCTCTCGCAAGCCGTCATGGACGGGCTTATCCCGCGCAACGCCACGGAGGCCGTCAAGCCCCCGCAGGTGCGCCGGGAGGAGATACGGCCCCTAACTCCCGACCAGGTCAGGGCGCTGCTCGACGCCGCGAGCGGAGACCGCCTGGAGGCCCTCTACGTCCTCGCCGTTCACACGGGACTGAGGCAAGGCGAGCTCCTCGCACTCCGGTGGGATGACGTGGATCTCGAAAGCGGCACGCTCCAGGTCCGCCGGACGCTTTCGATGACGAAGGATGGCCCGGCCTTCACGGCTCCGAAGACCGCCGGATCCCGCCGGAGCGTGAAGCTCACTAACGCGGCTGCCGAGGCTCTACGGGGCCACCTCAAACGCCAGCTCGCCGAGATGGATAAAGCCGGCTCACTGTGGAGAGCCGGAGAGTACGACGGCCTCATCTTCGCCTCAGAGACCGGCATGCCCCTCGACAGGAGGGACCTCACCACACGCCGGTTCAAACCGCTCTTGAGGCGTGCCGGGCTTCCACAGATACGGTTCCACGACCTCCGCCACACCTGCGCCACGCTACTGCTGAGCAGAAACGTCAACCCCAAAATAGTCTCGGAGATGCTCGGACACGCCACCATTGCTATCACCCTCGATACATACTCCCACGTGCTGCCGAACATGCGAGACACGGCCGCGAAAGCGCTGGAAGAGGCCCTCTCGTGA
- a CDS encoding DNA polymerase I, with amino-acid sequence MRLYLIDGYSLLYRAFYALPQSISTREGLMTNALYGFTSVLLKILGEEGEKGVAVVWDGGLPSSRTGLYEGYKAQRKPMPEELKDQLEHLDDILRAMNVPVVRVEGHEADDVIATLSRRVPEGSELMIVTGDQDAMQLVDGNVRVMRTSSRSGFSETKVYGREEVVEEYGVTPEQIPDYKALTGDPSDNIPGVRGIGPKSASKLLQRFGSLEGIYEHLDEVSPEGTRRKLEEGRESAFMSLELARMHFDVPVDFDLEGLRFEGVAPECREVFERYEFNSFLERRLPELPVAGGGRVEAPRRRRVRIAGEPSEPSLDPVAVAPVGDGRWAVATAGDEAYVSGELPAGQLWVHDAKGCGVRRASFDTYLAAYLIQPGTRSYEPETLARERGLEEVEVEHEDPEVAGAARRAALVYALVPGLRDELEEMELSRLYYEVELPLADVLAKMERVGMPVDVGTLEEVGREIEGRISELEARIFEEVGHPFNISSPKQLGEVLFEELSIPPVRKTKTGYSTDAKVLQQLALQGYTVAGRVIEYRELTKLRGTYVEALSRLVGEDGRIHTTLNQTTTATGRISSDSPNLQNIPVRTELGARIRDAFTASEGRVLLVCDYSQIELRILAHMTREPALVEAFRSGEDIHTRTASEVFDVRPESVTPELRRRAKMVNFGILYGISGYGLATRLGNVHPSEAERYIKRYLERYPRVSEFIRKTNEEARELGYTTTLFGRRRYVPELRSKNKSVQRLGERLAFNARVQGTAADIIKIAMVDIDGRLPEGVDMIMQVHDELVFDVERDLVGEVAALAAARMVAACELDPPLEVEIKSGERWGSVAPLFLQKSDRMS; translated from the coding sequence ATGCGCCTGTATTTGATCGACGGATACTCGCTTCTCTACCGGGCTTTCTATGCTCTTCCGCAGAGCATATCCACCCGTGAGGGGCTCATGACCAACGCCCTCTACGGGTTCACGAGCGTCCTGCTCAAGATCCTCGGCGAGGAGGGCGAGAAGGGGGTCGCGGTCGTCTGGGACGGTGGGCTGCCCAGCTCCCGGACCGGGCTCTACGAGGGGTACAAGGCGCAGAGGAAACCCATGCCGGAGGAGCTCAAGGACCAGCTCGAGCACCTCGACGACATCCTCCGGGCGATGAACGTGCCGGTCGTCAGGGTCGAGGGGCACGAGGCCGACGACGTCATAGCCACCCTCTCACGGCGGGTGCCGGAGGGGAGCGAGCTCATGATCGTCACCGGGGATCAGGACGCCATGCAGCTCGTAGACGGCAACGTCAGGGTGATGCGCACCAGCTCCAGGAGCGGATTCTCCGAGACGAAGGTCTACGGGAGGGAGGAGGTCGTCGAGGAGTACGGGGTCACCCCGGAGCAGATCCCGGACTACAAGGCGCTCACCGGGGATCCTTCGGACAACATCCCCGGCGTGCGGGGGATCGGCCCCAAGAGCGCCTCGAAGCTCCTGCAGAGGTTCGGGAGCCTGGAAGGCATCTACGAGCACCTGGACGAGGTTTCTCCCGAGGGGACGCGCCGCAAGCTCGAGGAGGGAAGAGAGAGCGCTTTCATGTCGCTCGAGCTGGCGCGGATGCACTTCGACGTACCGGTGGATTTCGATCTCGAAGGGCTCAGGTTCGAAGGGGTCGCGCCGGAGTGCCGGGAGGTCTTCGAGCGCTACGAGTTCAACAGCTTCCTTGAGAGGCGGCTGCCGGAGCTGCCGGTGGCCGGTGGCGGCAGGGTCGAGGCGCCGCGCCGGAGACGCGTCCGGATCGCGGGAGAACCATCGGAGCCGAGCCTCGACCCGGTGGCCGTGGCGCCGGTCGGCGACGGGCGCTGGGCCGTCGCCACCGCCGGGGACGAGGCGTACGTCTCCGGGGAGCTCCCGGCCGGACAGCTCTGGGTACACGACGCCAAGGGCTGCGGCGTGAGGCGGGCCAGCTTCGACACCTACCTCGCCGCCTACCTCATACAGCCCGGCACCCGCAGCTACGAGCCCGAGACGCTGGCCCGGGAGCGGGGTCTCGAGGAGGTCGAAGTCGAGCACGAGGACCCCGAGGTGGCCGGCGCCGCGCGGCGGGCGGCGCTGGTCTACGCGCTCGTCCCCGGTCTGCGCGACGAGCTCGAGGAGATGGAGCTCTCCCGCCTCTATTACGAGGTCGAGCTCCCGCTCGCCGACGTGCTCGCGAAGATGGAACGGGTGGGGATGCCGGTGGACGTGGGGACGCTCGAGGAGGTCGGGCGGGAGATAGAGGGCAGGATCTCCGAGCTCGAGGCCAGGATCTTCGAGGAGGTGGGGCACCCGTTCAACATCAGCTCGCCCAAGCAGCTCGGGGAGGTTCTCTTCGAGGAGCTCTCCATACCCCCCGTCAGGAAGACCAAGACCGGATACTCCACCGACGCCAAGGTGCTCCAGCAGCTCGCGCTGCAGGGTTACACCGTGGCCGGGCGGGTCATCGAGTACCGCGAGCTCACCAAGCTCCGCGGCACCTACGTGGAGGCCCTGAGCAGGCTCGTCGGCGAGGACGGGCGCATCCACACCACGCTGAACCAGACCACCACGGCCACCGGGCGCATCTCGAGCGACTCGCCCAACCTGCAGAACATCCCCGTGCGCACCGAGCTCGGGGCGCGCATCAGGGACGCGTTCACCGCCTCCGAGGGCCGCGTTCTGCTCGTCTGCGACTACTCGCAGATAGAGCTCAGGATCCTTGCGCACATGACCCGGGAGCCCGCGCTCGTCGAGGCCTTCCGGAGCGGGGAGGACATCCACACCCGCACCGCTTCAGAGGTCTTCGACGTCAGGCCCGAGAGCGTGACCCCCGAGCTCAGGCGGAGGGCCAAGATGGTCAACTTCGGCATCCTCTACGGCATCTCCGGATACGGGCTCGCCACGCGCCTCGGCAACGTCCATCCCTCCGAGGCCGAGCGTTACATAAAGCGCTACCTCGAGCGCTACCCCAGGGTCAGCGAGTTCATCCGCAAGACCAACGAGGAGGCGAGGGAGCTCGGGTACACCACCACCCTCTTCGGCAGGAGACGCTACGTCCCCGAGCTCAGGAGCAAGAACAAGAGCGTCCAGAGGCTCGGCGAAAGGCTCGCGTTCAACGCCCGGGTGCAGGGAACGGCCGCGGACATCATCAAGATCGCGATGGTGGACATAGACGGGCGGCTGCCGGAGGGGGTGGATATGATCATGCAGGTCCACGACGAGCTCGTCTTCGACGTCGAGAGGGATCTGGTCGGGGAGGTCGCCGCGCTCGCCGCCGCGCGCATGGTCGCGGCCTGCGAGCTCGACCCCCCGCTCGAGGTCGAGATAAAATCCGGGGAGAGATGGGGCAGCGTCGCGCCCCTGTTCCTGCAAAAGAGTGATAGAATGAGCTAG
- the rpsA gene encoding 30S ribosomal protein S1 codes for MRDFFREENGEIVPVDESILIDFSDGDIVEGEVVRIDKDEVLVDIGYKSEGLIPANELSIRKGVDPHEIVELGQRIEALVLQKEDADGRLILSAKRAAFEKAWNRIEEAYAAQENVEGPVIEVVKGGLILDIGLRGFLPASLVDIRRVRNLDAFLGQRLECKVIELNRSRNNVVLSRRAVLEEERKEERERILTSLKEGDIVEGTVSNLVDFGAFVDLDGIDGLIHISELSWNHVDHPSEVVQVGEKVRVKVLEVDQERERISLGLKQTRKDPWQEVVEQVKVGQTIHGRVTKLVSFGAFVEVAEGVEGLIHISELADHHVETPGEIVRSGDEVDARVIDVDPKRRRLSLSLRPERSEKEERRREEREDRPRRDRPRDTGVRTAGAFDQLSNLDLERE; via the coding sequence ATGCGGGACTTCTTCCGCGAGGAGAACGGGGAGATAGTCCCGGTAGACGAGAGCATCCTCATAGACTTCAGCGACGGGGACATAGTCGAGGGCGAGGTCGTCCGGATAGACAAGGACGAGGTCCTCGTGGACATCGGGTACAAGTCTGAGGGCTTGATCCCGGCCAACGAGCTCTCGATCCGCAAGGGCGTCGACCCGCACGAGATCGTCGAGCTCGGCCAGCGCATCGAGGCGCTGGTGCTCCAGAAGGAGGACGCCGACGGGCGTCTGATCCTTTCCGCCAAGCGGGCGGCCTTCGAGAAGGCCTGGAACCGGATCGAAGAGGCCTACGCCGCGCAGGAGAACGTCGAAGGGCCGGTCATAGAGGTCGTCAAGGGCGGTCTGATCCTGGACATCGGGCTGCGCGGCTTTTTGCCGGCGAGCCTGGTGGACATCCGGAGGGTCAGGAACCTCGACGCCTTCCTGGGTCAGAGGCTCGAGTGTAAGGTCATAGAGCTCAACCGCAGCCGCAACAACGTGGTGCTCTCCCGCCGCGCGGTCCTCGAAGAGGAGCGCAAGGAGGAGCGCGAGAGGATCCTTACCTCCCTCAAGGAGGGCGATATCGTCGAGGGTACGGTCTCGAACCTCGTCGACTTCGGCGCGTTCGTGGACCTCGACGGGATAGACGGTCTGATCCACATCTCCGAGCTCTCCTGGAACCACGTCGACCATCCGAGCGAGGTCGTCCAGGTCGGCGAGAAGGTCAGGGTCAAGGTGCTTGAGGTGGATCAGGAACGCGAGAGGATCTCGCTCGGCCTCAAGCAGACCCGCAAGGATCCCTGGCAGGAGGTCGTCGAGCAGGTCAAGGTCGGTCAGACGATCCATGGCCGGGTGACCAAGCTCGTCTCCTTCGGGGCGTTCGTCGAGGTCGCCGAGGGGGTGGAGGGTCTCATCCACATCTCCGAGCTCGCCGACCACCACGTGGAGACGCCGGGCGAGATCGTGCGCAGCGGCGACGAGGTGGACGCGCGGGTGATCGACGTCGACCCGAAGCGCCGGCGGCTCTCGCTCTCGCTGCGTCCCGAGCGCTCCGAGAAGGAGGAGCGGCGCCGCGAGGAACGCGAGGACCGTCCGCGCCGCGACCGGCCCAGGGATACCGGCGTGCGTACGGCCGGGGCCTTCGACCAGCTCTCCAACCTGGATCTGGAGAGGGAGTAA
- the coaE gene encoding dephospho-CoA kinase (Dephospho-CoA kinase (CoaE) performs the final step in coenzyme A biosynthesis.) — protein MSEEGGPVTLAVTGPLACGKSTFVAMLGELGAETISADGVVHDLMATDAELIEKIVRRFGEHVRGERGIDRRVLGREVFGDRRALEDLEEMVHPLVWREVGRRISISRAPLFVAEVPLLFEGKHASDFDFTLTVLAPRERRLGWARERGMPGGQFESIEARQLSAEEKARRADIVVHNDGGLEHLRRQAVEVWERLVSGGGRGR, from the coding sequence GTGTCGGAAGAGGGAGGGCCGGTGACGCTCGCCGTCACCGGCCCTCTGGCCTGCGGGAAGAGCACCTTCGTGGCGATGCTCGGTGAGCTGGGGGCAGAGACCATCTCGGCCGACGGGGTGGTGCACGATCTCATGGCCACGGATGCGGAGCTGATCGAGAAGATCGTACGCCGCTTCGGGGAACACGTGCGGGGGGAGCGGGGGATAGACCGCCGGGTGCTCGGACGGGAGGTCTTCGGCGACCGGCGGGCCCTCGAGGATCTGGAAGAGATGGTCCACCCGCTCGTCTGGCGTGAGGTCGGGCGCAGGATCTCCATCAGCCGCGCCCCGCTCTTCGTGGCCGAGGTGCCGCTGCTCTTCGAGGGTAAACACGCCTCCGACTTCGATTTCACCCTGACGGTGCTCGCTCCCCGGGAGCGCCGGCTGGGGTGGGCGCGGGAGAGGGGGATGCCCGGGGGGCAGTTCGAGTCCATAGAGGCCAGGCAGCTCAGCGCTGAAGAGAAGGCACGCCGGGCCGACATCGTCGTGCACAACGACGGCGGGTTGGAGCACCTCCGGAGGCAGGCCGTGGAGGTGTGGGAACGACTCGTGTCCGGAGGAGGGCGGGGACGGTAG
- a CDS encoding lytic transglycosylase domain-containing protein: MGTTRVRRRAGTVVYTSKRGGRRPARRRARRKMSGLFFAVLLVLIILASWSRLYGAFERATHPLEYAPQIRAASQKFGVDPTLVAGVIYTESRFGHDSESSKGAYGLMQLMPSTARFVAGHSGIRGDYRDPGVNIEMGTWYLSYLERRYPQDERLALAAYNSGEGKVAQWGLRPGFRLRQIPYAETRDYVRNVLAAQKTYRRLYGPELRGG, translated from the coding sequence GTGGGAACGACTCGTGTCCGGAGGAGGGCGGGGACGGTAGTCTACACGAGCAAGAGGGGCGGCCGCAGGCCGGCCCGGCGCAGGGCTCGCCGCAAGATGAGTGGCCTGTTTTTCGCCGTACTGCTCGTGCTCATCATCCTCGCCTCGTGGTCACGGCTCTACGGGGCCTTCGAGCGCGCTACGCATCCCCTGGAGTACGCGCCGCAGATACGCGCCGCGAGCCAGAAGTTCGGCGTCGACCCCACGCTCGTGGCCGGTGTGATCTACACTGAGAGTCGTTTCGGGCACGATTCGGAGTCCTCGAAGGGGGCCTACGGCCTGATGCAGCTCATGCCCTCCACGGCGCGCTTCGTCGCCGGACACAGCGGCATACGGGGAGACTACCGGGATCCCGGGGTCAACATCGAGATGGGCACCTGGTATCTGAGCTACCTGGAACGACGCTATCCGCAGGACGAGCGTCTGGCGCTCGCCGCCTACAACTCCGGGGAGGGGAAGGTCGCGCAGTGGGGGCTGCGTCCGGGTTTCAGACTCCGGCAGATCCCGTATGCCGAGACCCGCGACTACGTGAGGAACGTGCTCGCCGCGCAGAAGACCTACCGCAGGCTCTACGGTCCCGAGCTGCGCGGCGGCTAG
- a CDS encoding TipAS antibiotic-recognition domain-containing protein encodes MEVIEMSERLERYYTPEQREYLEKRARELGRERIRRVEEEWPRLIAEVRAEMEAGTAPRSERVRELARRWKKLVEEFTGGDEGISRSLGRMWGEEEEIHGHDTARMREMISYISRAEASEDKP; translated from the coding sequence ATGGAGGTGATCGAGATGTCGGAGAGGCTCGAGAGATACTACACCCCCGAGCAGCGGGAGTACCTCGAGAAGAGGGCCCGGGAGCTCGGCCGGGAGAGGATCCGCCGGGTCGAGGAGGAATGGCCGCGCCTCATCGCGGAGGTCCGGGCCGAGATGGAGGCGGGGACCGCCCCCCGGAGCGAGCGGGTGAGGGAGCTCGCCCGGCGCTGGAAGAAGCTGGTCGAGGAGTTCACCGGCGGCGACGAGGGGATCTCCCGCTCGCTCGGCAGGATGTGGGGCGAGGAGGAAGAGATACACGGCCACGACACCGCGCGGATGCGTGAGATGATCTCCTACATCTCGCGAGCGGAGGCCAGCGAGGATAAGCCCTAG
- the uvrB gene encoding excinuclease ABC subunit UvrB, protein MENQLENSFRVNSAYRPTGDQPQAIEKLASGLESGLRAQTLLGVTGSGKTHTMARIIEKVGRPSLVIAHNKTLAAQLASEFSEFFPNNAVEYFVSYYDYYQPEAYVPQTDTFIEKDAQINEDIDRLRHSATSALFTRRDVIVVASVSAIYGLGSPEEYRQKMVLLERGGFYDLDDVLRDLVRIQYARNDYQLSRGNFRVRGDVLEIHPAYQDTVYRISFFGDEVESIAEVDPLTGEVLREPETLTIYPATHFVTGEEKLDRAIKSIEEELEERYAELEREGKMLEAYRLRQRTQYDLEMLRELGYCSGIENYSRHLDGRPAGSTPYTLLDYFPDDYVTFVDESHITLPQIRGMYNGDRSRKETLVEHGFRLPSALDNRPLRWEEFLLKTNQLVFVSATPGPYELENSDQIVEQIIRPTGLVDPEVEVRPTRGQIDDLMNEIHKRVERDERVLVTALTIKMAEDLTDYLLEHGVRARYMHANIETLERIQIIRGLRSGEFDVLVGINLLREGLDLPEVSLVAILDADKEGFLRGERALIQTIGRAARNVNGRVIMYADRETEAMRAAIGETNRRREIQTAYNERHGITPQTIKKGVSDILIAAEAKGLYKTQRKERRAAPRDPDELRDLIARLQAEMMEAAEELRFEQAAELRDEIRELERQLQEAAS, encoded by the coding sequence ATGGAGAACCAGCTAGAGAACAGCTTCCGGGTGAACAGCGCCTACCGGCCGACCGGAGACCAGCCGCAGGCCATAGAGAAGCTCGCCTCCGGGCTCGAATCCGGGCTGCGGGCGCAGACGTTGCTCGGGGTGACCGGCTCGGGCAAGACGCACACGATGGCCCGCATCATCGAGAAGGTCGGGCGGCCCTCGCTCGTCATCGCGCACAACAAGACGCTCGCGGCCCAGCTCGCGAGCGAGTTCTCCGAGTTCTTCCCCAACAACGCCGTCGAGTACTTCGTCAGCTACTACGACTACTACCAGCCCGAGGCCTACGTCCCGCAGACGGACACCTTCATCGAGAAGGACGCCCAGATCAACGAGGACATAGATCGCCTGCGGCACTCGGCCACCAGCGCGCTCTTCACCCGTCGCGACGTGATCGTGGTTGCGAGCGTCTCGGCGATCTACGGCCTGGGGAGCCCGGAGGAGTACCGGCAGAAGATGGTCCTGCTGGAGAGGGGCGGCTTCTACGACCTGGACGACGTGCTGCGGGATCTCGTGCGCATCCAGTACGCCCGCAACGACTACCAGCTCTCCCGCGGCAACTTCCGGGTCCGGGGGGACGTGCTGGAGATACACCCGGCCTACCAGGACACCGTCTACCGCATCTCCTTCTTCGGCGACGAGGTGGAGAGCATCGCCGAGGTCGATCCGCTGACCGGGGAGGTGCTGCGCGAGCCGGAGACGCTCACGATCTACCCGGCGACACACTTCGTCACCGGCGAGGAGAAGCTCGATCGCGCGATAAAGAGCATCGAGGAGGAGCTCGAGGAGCGCTACGCCGAGCTCGAGCGTGAGGGGAAGATGCTCGAGGCCTACCGGCTCCGGCAGCGGACCCAGTACGACCTGGAGATGCTGCGCGAGCTCGGCTACTGCTCCGGGATAGAGAACTACTCCCGGCACCTCGACGGGCGCCCCGCGGGCTCGACGCCGTACACCCTGCTCGACTACTTCCCCGACGACTACGTCACCTTCGTCGACGAGTCGCACATCACGCTGCCCCAGATCCGGGGGATGTACAACGGCGACCGCAGCCGCAAGGAGACGCTGGTGGAGCACGGCTTCCGGCTCCCCTCGGCGCTGGACAACCGGCCCCTGAGGTGGGAGGAGTTCCTCCTGAAGACCAACCAGCTCGTCTTCGTCTCGGCCACCCCGGGCCCCTACGAGCTCGAGAACAGCGACCAGATAGTCGAGCAGATCATCCGCCCGACCGGGCTCGTCGACCCCGAGGTCGAGGTCCGCCCGACGCGGGGTCAGATCGACGACCTGATGAACGAGATCCACAAGAGGGTCGAGCGGGACGAGCGGGTCCTGGTCACCGCGCTCACGATCAAGATGGCCGAGGACCTCACCGACTACCTCCTCGAGCACGGGGTGAGGGCCCGCTACATGCACGCGAACATCGAGACGCTGGAGCGCATCCAGATCATCCGTGGCCTGCGCAGCGGCGAGTTCGACGTGCTCGTCGGGATAAACCTGCTGCGCGAGGGGCTCGACCTGCCGGAGGTCTCGCTCGTGGCCATACTGGATGCGGACAAAGAGGGCTTCCTGCGCGGCGAGCGGGCACTCATCCAGACCATAGGCCGGGCGGCGCGCAACGTGAACGGGCGGGTCATCATGTACGCGGACAGAGAGACCGAGGCGATGCGCGCGGCGATCGGCGAGACCAACCGCCGCCGGGAGATACAGACCGCCTACAACGAACGCCACGGGATCACGCCCCAGACGATCAAGAAGGGCGTCTCGGACATCCTGATCGCCGCCGAAGCGAAGGGGCTCTACAAGACGCAGCGTAAGGAGCGCCGCGCTGCCCCGCGCGACCCGGACGAACTTCGCGACCTCATCGCGCGTCTGCAGGCCGAGATGATGGAGGCGGCCGAGGAGCTGAGGTTCGAGCAGGCGGCGGAGCTGCGCGACGAGATCCGGGAGCTCGAACGCCAGCTGCAGGAAGCCGCTTCCTAG
- a CDS encoding dihydrodipicolinate synthase family protein translates to MQREREGGLRGVFAAVLTPLDEHLDPDHEAFVRHCLRLLDAGCHGVSVFGTTGEGNSFSVAEREEALEALVEGGVPGERLLPGTGSCSLTDAVHLCEKALGVGAGGVLVLPPFYYKDAGDEGLFRFFAELVERVGDERLRVYLYHIPQVSGVGLSLDLMRRLHEAYPQTIVGTKDSEGRWERIERTCRELDGFEVFAGSEEFLLRTLRAGGVGCISASANLNCRLARRVYDLHEAGEDAEGAQRELDALRKAMEGYPTIPALKALLHLATGEEGWTRLRPPLLPLSEREELELASGVPVEELL, encoded by the coding sequence TTGCAGCGAGAGAGGGAGGGCGGTCTCAGAGGGGTCTTCGCCGCCGTGCTGACGCCGCTCGACGAGCACCTCGACCCGGACCACGAGGCGTTCGTCCGCCACTGCCTGAGGCTTCTCGACGCCGGATGCCACGGGGTGAGCGTCTTTGGGACGACGGGGGAGGGGAACTCGTTCTCGGTGGCCGAGAGGGAGGAGGCGCTCGAGGCGCTGGTCGAGGGTGGCGTGCCGGGCGAGAGGCTCCTGCCGGGCACGGGTTCGTGCTCGCTCACCGACGCGGTTCATCTGTGCGAGAAAGCGCTCGGGGTCGGTGCGGGCGGCGTGCTGGTCCTGCCGCCCTTCTACTACAAGGACGCCGGCGACGAGGGGCTCTTCCGCTTCTTCGCCGAACTGGTCGAGCGGGTGGGGGACGAGAGGCTCAGGGTCTACCTGTACCACATCCCGCAGGTCTCCGGCGTCGGGCTGAGCCTGGATCTGATGCGCCGGCTGCACGAAGCGTACCCGCAGACGATCGTCGGGACCAAGGACAGCGAGGGCCGCTGGGAGCGCATCGAGAGGACCTGTCGCGAGCTCGACGGGTTCGAGGTCTTCGCCGGCTCCGAGGAGTTCCTGCTGCGCACGCTGCGCGCCGGTGGGGTGGGATGCATCTCCGCCTCTGCCAACCTGAACTGCCGGCTCGCGCGCAGGGTCTACGACCTGCACGAGGCCGGTGAAGACGCGGAGGGAGCGCAGAGGGAGCTCGACGCGCTGCGAAAAGCGATGGAAGGCTACCCGACGATCCCGGCGCTCAAGGCTCTTCTGCACCTGGCCACCGGGGAGGAAGGTTGGACCCGGCTCAGACCGCCGCTCCTCCCGCTCTCCGAGCGGGAGGAGCTGGAGCTCGCCTCCGGCGTTCCGGTGGAGGAGCTGCTCTAG
- a CDS encoding PH domain-containing protein yields MAEKPTAQAAARGNTIVSVYADRVEIVSGWQGQNTERIPHRSIADVRVRGLVNCTLTISTNEGRIYRLEHMALPDASEIKEAIGHQKRKAGLYG; encoded by the coding sequence GTGGCGGAGAAGCCCACGGCTCAGGCGGCGGCGCGAGGCAACACCATAGTCAGCGTCTACGCCGACCGGGTCGAGATCGTGAGCGGCTGGCAGGGGCAGAACACGGAGCGTATCCCCCACCGCAGCATCGCCGACGTCCGGGTGCGCGGTCTCGTCAACTGCACCCTCACGATATCCACCAACGAAGGCCGCATCTACCGGCTGGAACACATGGCTCTCCCGGACGCCAGCGAGATAAAGGAGGCCATCGGCCACCAGAAGCGTAAGGCCGGGCTGTACGGCTAG